The Litchfieldia alkalitelluris genome has a window encoding:
- a CDS encoding VOC family protein → MNFHEYPNSYFKAVAIKVENIEKSLKFYQEMIGFQVLEQSSHQVILTVKNSNTPILTIEQPETVVPKEQRRTGLYHFAILLPDRVSLAMVLRHLLENRYPLQGASDHLVSEALYLADPDGNGIEIYVDRPSTSWEWSGEDVVMDTIRLDAENLLSLSQETKWSGLSEGTIMGHIHLHVSELQNSKEFYTKGLGFNVVNQIYGDSALFLSTGGYHHHIGINIWNGKGAPPASENSVGLSSFTVQLPNVVVRSEIVQRVKQLGYNVTNEGTSFMVTDPSGNNIKLEI, encoded by the coding sequence ATGAATTTTCACGAATATCCTAACTCATATTTTAAAGCTGTAGCTATTAAAGTTGAGAACATAGAGAAGTCTCTAAAGTTTTATCAAGAAATGATTGGATTTCAAGTGCTTGAACAATCAAGTCATCAAGTGATTTTAACTGTAAAAAACAGCAATACCCCGATATTAACCATCGAACAGCCAGAAACTGTGGTACCCAAAGAACAAAGAAGAACTGGACTATATCATTTTGCGATCCTCTTACCAGATAGAGTATCATTGGCGATGGTATTAAGGCATCTACTTGAAAATCGTTATCCACTTCAAGGGGCATCAGATCATCTTGTTAGTGAAGCCCTCTATTTAGCCGACCCTGATGGAAATGGCATCGAAATTTATGTTGACCGTCCTTCAACTTCTTGGGAATGGTCTGGCGAAGATGTGGTTATGGACACCATTCGGTTAGATGCCGAAAATTTACTCTCTCTAAGTCAAGAGACGAAATGGTCAGGCCTATCAGAAGGTACAATTATGGGACATATTCACCTTCATGTATCAGAATTACAAAACTCAAAAGAATTTTATACAAAAGGGCTAGGCTTTAACGTAGTAAATCAAATCTATGGCGACTCTGCATTATTTCTTTCTACAGGAGGGTATCATCATCATATTGGAATAAATATATGGAATGGCAAGGGAGCGCCACCGGCTTCAGAAAACAGTGTCGGATTAAGCTCATTTACCGTCCAGTTACCAAATGTAGTTGTTCGTTCGGAAATAGTACAAAGGGTAAAACAATTAGGATACAACGTGACTAATGAGGGAACATCCTTTATGGTAACAGATCCTTCAGGAAATAACATAAAACTAGAAATTTAG
- a CDS encoding protein phosphatase 2C domain-containing protein, whose protein sequence is MLLTIFEGDPFKEACKTIRGETAFLCVVRKEKYLWWFSVGDCILYLNHPELSDLNEYQQNHRSFYEWIGRVNTFDLDVPCFSTGTKELRQGSNHILLTTDGLLECPNTNFINPIEIFKAFKLAANEEGVRSLLKEIESKNVRDSTTIISWLVNIELQGSQPSK, encoded by the coding sequence ATGCTCTTAACCATTTTTGAAGGTGATCCATTCAAAGAAGCTTGTAAGACCATACGAGGAGAAACAGCCTTTTTATGTGTAGTAAGAAAAGAAAAATATCTTTGGTGGTTTTCAGTAGGTGACTGTATCCTTTATCTAAACCACCCAGAACTTTCAGACCTAAATGAATATCAACAAAATCACCGAAGCTTTTATGAATGGATTGGAAGAGTTAATACCTTTGATTTAGATGTCCCCTGTTTCAGTACAGGCACAAAAGAACTTAGGCAGGGTAGTAATCATATATTGCTAACGACTGACGGCCTTTTAGAATGTCCTAACACCAATTTTATTAATCCAATTGAGATATTTAAAGCATTTAAATTGGCTGCAAATGAGGAAGGTGTAAGGAGTTTGTTGAAAGAAATCGAGAGTAAGAATGTGAGAGACAGTACTACAATTATATCATGGCTTGTTAATATCGAGTTACAAGGTAGTCAACCAAGCAAGTGA